In Halostagnicola kamekurae, the genomic stretch CGACGGTTTCAGACGAACCCTTGTAGGGTTGAAGGGAGACGCCGTCTCGCGCCGGTTACTAACCGTCCTAGTTTCAGACGAACCCTTGTAGGGTTGAAGAGTGCAGAATCCTTTTATCACGCGATATCGTAAAATCGTTTCAGATGAACCCTCGTGGGGTTGAAGCCATTGTAGATATCTATATAACGCGACGAATCTGATAGTTTCAGACGAACCCTTATGGGGTTAAAATCTTCTTATGCGTCGTCGGTGCCGCCTTGTTATACAAGTCGGAAACGAACCGGGCATATCCCGGCTGTTTCCGCCCAGATTCGCACTTGACCGGTACTGATTAGTGAATAGTTGTTATAACAAGCTTGCATGAGACTCGATGGAACGGCGAAAGAGGATCAATACAAGGTGTGGATGACCGACGGCGAACTCGAGGAGCTTCGGCGGGCGGCCGCGACCCACCGTGACGATCTCATTATTCAGCTCGGTGGGTACGTTGGGCTCCGTGCGTTCGAAATACCTCAGATCAAACCGAAACACATCAAACGGACTGATGACGGCGAGCACTATCGGCTTCGCGTCCCTGAAGGGAAGGACACGACAGGGGGCGGCGGGAAGCCTCGAGACACCTACCTCCCGAAAGACGTCGAGGGCGATCTCCACCGCTACCAGAGTGCGGAGAACGTTAGTCGGCATGATCCGTTCGTTAATCTCACCGAGCGGGGCGTCCGCGATGTTGTCAAACGGAGCGCAGAGCAGGCGGCCGATGAGACCGGGGACGGCGACTTCCGATACGTGAGCTCCCACGATCTTCGCCGGCGATTTGCACAGCGACTTCTCGTCGACGAACAGGTGAACCCACGCGTCGTGATGGCAGTCGGCGGCTGGGACTCCTTCCAGGCGATCGAACCGTATCTGAACGCACCGACGCCTGAGGTCGTCAACGGTGCCTTCGAGGAGGCTGGTCTCGCATGACCGAAGACGACGTCGATCCCAAGAAGCCCCGCCCAAAAGGGCACTACCCGAGATTTAGAGATAACGAGTGGCACTACATCCCAGATGAACTCGCACAGACGATTTCGCTTGGGCCCGCAGGGGACGGTGAGCCCGGCCAAGACTGGGTGCTCACCTACACGCCGGAAACACGGGACGAGAGCGACCGCGAGAAGATACTCGTCCGGCTGACGCCCCGAGCGCTCCATGAACTGTACATCGAGACGAAGGGGCTCGATGTCGAGACACGTCAGATGGGTCACCGCGCGGAGTGTGACCTCTGCGGAGAGATAGTCGATTTCGAGCGGGCGATCCCGGACGGTCAAGGAGAACCGTGTCACCGACGCTGCTGGGCCGACGCCTATGGCGCACCCGACTGGTTCACCGAAGTTCTCTAACTCGGCGGATGTCGTGATCGAGGCTTTCGAGACGGCAGGGTTGGCGTGATCCGGACAGACTGAGCTAAACTCCAAATAACTGCAGTAACGCCCGCTCGAGCAGTCAGTCTATCTCGCCGCTATCGTCCTCGAGCATTGCACGGACGATTCGAACAGTAGCCTCGAGGCCGGGATCGGCGTCGAACTCACCGGCTTCGGCGCGCTCGATGAACTCACGAAGTTCGTCGGCGTCCTGGTCGTCGTCCAGTTCGATCTCGAGGTCGCCGCTCTCGACGACGTCGGCGAGGTCTCCGGCGGGGTCGATGTGACGCGGGTCGCTGTCGGGGACACCGTCACCGTCGACGTCGTCGCGATCGCCGGTCATGGCGGGAGGTGCCGGTCGTACACGTTCCGGCGGTGGCCGACGGCCTCGACGATGAGGACGTCCTCGCCTTTGTCCCACGTGATGATTGCCCGGTAGTCACCGGCGCGGAGCTTGTAGTACGGCCACCCCTGTAGCTTCTCGAGGCGGTGGTCGGTCCAGTCTTGTGCTTCGGCGAGTTTCTTCAGGATTCGTTCTCGTGGCTCGGCATCGAGGCCTTCCAGGTGGCCGTCAGCCTTCGGCGTAATGTCGACGTCAGTCATGCCGGGAGATATGCAGAGAGAGCTTAATTATCATTGGACGAAAGAGAGAACTGGCCTCATTCGGCGTCGACGTCGTACTTGTCCATCACGTCCTCGAGCGAGTGGGTCTCTCCTCGCTCGCGCTGTTTCCGGCTCTCGTGGAGATCCTCGAGGACGTCGTCGGAGAGCTCGACACTCGGGTTGAGCCAGTCCCGGAGAGCGTCACGGATCGCCTCGGATCGGGAGGTGTACCCACGGCGTTCGTACTCCTCGTCGATCCCCTCGAGCAGCTGCGTCGGCACTCGGACATCGATCTTAGTCGTCCCGTTGCCGTCACCGTCGCCGGCGCCGCCGGTATCAGTACTCATTGTTGTGTGAGACGCGGGTCTCACATAAAAACCCTGCGTGGTTTTCACCAGGGGGTCGCGCTCCCGCGCGCCAGAAGTTGCATTGAGACAGGCCGAATCGCAGGAAGGAATCGAGGCAGTAATGCAACTGCGAAGAAACCGCCGGTGAAAAATCTCCTGTCGAGGTCGTCGCTTACTCGAGCCAATTCGGTCCAGCGTAGGCGTCGACGTAGCAGCGTCGATGGACCGGCTCCTGTCGTGAATTCGGGATAGCCTTCTCGAGGGCAACCATTTTCCCGCAAAGGTCACACTCCGCTCTGTAGCCCGCTTGTCACGCTTCAACAGAGAGGCCTTTGGTTTCGATATACAGCTCATCAACGTTGTTTCAATCTCTTACTTAAAGTTGCAACCGGGTTCCCCGTCTTGCGATTGGGATACAATCACTCACAAAATTGGCAAGAGAAGCCGACAGAAAATGAGCAGCTGAATCCAGTATCCGAATTCGCTATTCGAATCGCGTCTCTGGATTCGGTATCCAAATCGAATATCTCAGTTCGTTATTCGGATTCAGTATCCAGATTCGGTATCTGGATCGACTATCCCGGCGCGTGGAATACCGTTTTCGACGAGCTGGGTATAGGGATTTCATCCGTCAAACACCTATCTAACTACCGTGAGACAGCGATTGCTGATCTTGGACGTACTAACTGGTTGTGACGGTTCGGTAGTCCAATCCGTCCAATAGCTCTTGGCTGTCTGTGAGGGTTCGAATGATTTTGACGGTTCAGATTGAGTACACCCTTTGACCGGTTCAGCGGTGGATTCGCGGTAAACTCTACTCCGCTATATATTTCTACAGGGGTTACTACAGAGGCTAATACAGGAATTGCTACAGAGATTACTACAAGAATTCCTATAGCCAGAAATATAGCTATCTCTATAGTCCTTTCGTGGCCTGTCGTTGTGCCGCCTCTCGGACAGCTTCAAACTCCTCAGGGTCTGCCTCTTGGAACCCGAGGCGCAAAGCCAGGCGGAGGACAACGCTCCGATCTACCTCACCTTCCTCGAGGTCGAGTTCCCGCTGCAGGGAATGACCGACGCGCTCTAGGTGTTCAGGATTCGCTTCCAACGCTCGCACGAACGCCGAAATGTGACCATCCCAGACACTGACGGTCTTTTGCTCCTCGCCAGCGTCGATCGCCTCGAGCTCGCGTACGATCTCCTCGACGAATTCCTGTTGCTCCTCTTCAGCCGCCGCCTCATCGAGCCGGTCGCCTTGAGAGGTCTTCTCGCGTAACGCCGTGAGGTCGTCGTCCTCAGACATCGCCCTCACCCCCCAGGCGCTCGAGAAGCGTCTCTGTCGCTGCGAGGTAGGCCTCCCGCGCCTGTCGTGCAGTCGTGGAAGGCCCATCAAGTTCGAACGCCGTGACACCGCGCTGGGCGGCATTACGAATGTCCTGCGAGTAAGGGACATAGCTCGGTGCGATTGCATCGGGATACTCCGCTTCGAACGATTCCAGGTACTCTTCGGCGAGCGAGGTTCGCGTATCGACTTTGTTGGGCAGCACTAACGACAGGTCAATTTCGATCTCGAAGTTCTCTGCTATCTTGTCGAGATCGCGCCGGAGTGCATCCGCCTGTTCGGCTTCGAACGGACCCATTTCAACCGGAGTGAGGGCGTTTCGAGTCGCCCACAGTCCATTGTAGGTGACGTTATTCGTCATTCCGGGGAGATCGATCAAAACGACGTCGTAGCTGAGTTGGTCGACATATTCGTCGAGGAACTGCTCAAAACGGCTGTATCGATCGTGAGAGTCGTCAATATTTCCGAGCTCCGAGTCCAGGGTATCGAGACCTGGGTGGGCTGGAATAAGATCCGGTCCCTCACCTGTGTCGACGACGAGATCAGCAACCGGATCCTCGCCTAACTTGTCGGCGATCGTCGACCAGGCGTCGTCAAAGACCGTGGAGATATTCGGCCACGCTTCATCTTCTTCGATCTGTTTCTGGTAGCTACCCCAAACGCCGAAATGCTTTGCGAGGTCACCCTGCTTACCCGCAAGATCGACTAAGAGAACCTCCTGGTCCAGCTCGGCAAGTGCCACCCCAAGGTGTGCAACTGTCGTTGTCTTTCCAGTACCACCCTTATCGAGGAACGCGGCCGCGCGAAGTGTATCATCCATTCCTATAGTAGATCATATAGCAAACCCTATAGTATTAAATCCATCGTCAGACATAGTCGAGAGTTGACTATAGGAACTCCTAAATGGTTCCTACCAACGTATTGCGGGAAATCCAGATATGATTATTGGGTATCACACCCCAGTTGAGAAGGATTCTATCATAGCCCGTTGCACGCTTTCGAATATGTGACACTATGAGGCTACTTTCGAAAGCGTGCAACGGGCTATATTAGTGCTATCTATGTGCTATTCCCCTTATTGTGAAACTGTGCAATAGTCGATATGATACATAACACCCCGGATATTGATAATAGAGCGATGGTCAGGAAATACTCGCTTCCAGCTTCGCTCACTAACACATATATTGACAAGGATATTACAATAGCCGCAAGAAGCGGGACCATCTTTATCCAGTCCATATCATGGTTTCCATTTTGCACACTATTAAAGATTGCTATGGATTAGCAAGATACATCATGGTCTCTAGATTAAACTTTTATGT encodes the following:
- a CDS encoding site-specific integrase, with amino-acid sequence MRLDGTAKEDQYKVWMTDGELEELRRAAATHRDDLIIQLGGYVGLRAFEIPQIKPKHIKRTDDGEHYRLRVPEGKDTTGGGGKPRDTYLPKDVEGDLHRYQSAENVSRHDPFVNLTERGVRDVVKRSAEQAADETGDGDFRYVSSHDLRRRFAQRLLVDEQVNPRVVMAVGGWDSFQAIEPYLNAPTPEVVNGAFEEAGLA
- a CDS encoding type II toxin-antitoxin system RelE family toxin produces the protein MTDVDITPKADGHLEGLDAEPRERILKKLAEAQDWTDHRLEKLQGWPYYKLRAGDYRAIITWDKGEDVLIVEAVGHRRNVYDRHLPP
- a CDS encoding ribbon-helix-helix domain-containing protein; protein product: MSTDTGGAGDGDGNGTTKIDVRVPTQLLEGIDEEYERRGYTSRSEAIRDALRDWLNPSVELSDDVLEDLHESRKQRERGETHSLEDVMDKYDVDAE
- a CDS encoding ParA family protein, with protein sequence MDDTLRAAAFLDKGGTGKTTTVAHLGVALAELDQEVLLVDLAGKQGDLAKHFGVWGSYQKQIEEDEAWPNISTVFDDAWSTIADKLGEDPVADLVVDTGEGPDLIPAHPGLDTLDSELGNIDDSHDRYSRFEQFLDEYVDQLSYDVVLIDLPGMTNNVTYNGLWATRNALTPVEMGPFEAEQADALRRDLDKIAENFEIEIDLSLVLPNKVDTRTSLAEEYLESFEAEYPDAIAPSYVPYSQDIRNAAQRGVTAFELDGPSTTARQAREAYLAATETLLERLGGEGDV